The Rosa rugosa chromosome 3, drRosRugo1.1, whole genome shotgun sequence sequence TTTACTTTCCTACTTTGGTTTCTTTACTTTTGTATAAATACCTCCAAGATGGAGAGAAAAAATCAGAGAACTGAATCAAGTTTATCAATTTCAACTTCTCTTTTTCAGCAGAATCTAAATGGGTTGAGAAACTGAAGACGTACATCCATTCAAATAAACCactaaaaactaaaatattcTATGAAGGCATATTTCTTCCATCCTGTTCAGCTGAGCACTGTTATAGTATTAAATTCTTAATTTGAATACCTTCTGTAATTCTTTTATAGAAGATTCTTCATAACCAGGCTAGGTAAGGGATGCTAATCTTGCTTCTGTCTTAACATTGTGCTTTAAAACTCTGGAACTTACGAAATGGTTGTCTAAGTTTGGTGTCACAGACATTTTCAATCAATTCTAACACGTAGAACACTAATACCAACATTGTACCAAAACCTTAAAGCTGCTTGTTAGCTAATCATAATTAGAACTTTTCCTGATTGGTTACTATTAGAGTATTTGGTCTAAATGACCTATGCTACCTACTTGGCATGTGATGTATATGAGTCTGTTGTACATCATGGAATAAAGTGGTTATGTAAAAAATAAGGCTAAAAGATAATCTAGGTGTGACATTACTTGCACTATCGCTTTGCATTGAAGTACAATAAGACTTTATTTTAATAACATGGATATGGTTGGTTCTGATATCAGTAATTTCTAATACATTTATTTCAAGCTAGAAATGTAGTACAGGTTAAACCAGTTTTACAATTGTTTGTAGGTGTTCTTTAAGGTCTCACTTATCAGGACTTCCAATTTTTTAACTGATTATAACGCGTGCATCTTAGAATTTGATGACTAGAGCTGCAGAGAACTCTTGTTTCAATTTTCTAGGAGCAGTAATCGTTTGCAGACTTTTGTAGGTACACTGGAGGCGTATTTTCTTGGACTAGTAATTGAAGGCGTTTTCAAAGGCTGACAAGATCTGGGCAGATCGGAGGTCATTACCTGTTCAGAAGCTCAATTTAGTTTCACCTCCAGCAATGTCGTTTTGTAATGCCTTGTTCCTCATTATCGGCTGTGAATACATAGATGGGATTCATGAGCCAAGATATATATCTCGTGTTAGCTTATTCAGTGTAGTTGTGCTGTCCCCAGCTGACAGTGATGTATGGCATTAGGTAGCACTTCTTTAATTGGCAATTTGTCATTTGACAGAAATCTCTTATTAGTATTTGTATTTTTCACATTGCCAATATAAAATagcaaagagagaaaagaatttAACACATTGAAAATATTGGTATCATTTCATCATGCACGTTCAAATAGACGTTTTAATCTTGCTTGCACTTACAAAGGAGCTTTGCATTGGATTAACACCATTTAGAACTCTCGAATTCTGCAAACGGGGATGGCAAGACCGTGGTTTGACAAACTTTTACATTCAACTCCGAGTGATATTTGTGGTACATTTAGATACAAAAATAGTCGGAACTAAAACCTAAATTTATGAAGGGGGATGCTGATACCCTCTCTGTACAAACCTTTCAGCTAAGACCATTTTGTAAGGTGTAAACTATAATTTTGGAGTAACTACCTGAACAAAAGgagaaatatgttggttttgcAAAAAACATGACGACTAATGACATTATTACTAAGGTATATTGACATTTGAAACATAATTTGCCATTCTCCACGGAGTTTGGCTCTGTTTAGTTGGCAAATGTTGTCAAAATCCGGCGGCCGTACTATATAGCAAGGATTCTAGTTGGATAAAACTAATGCACATACCTTCAATGCATGTGCTTGATGTGATTGTATGGGCAAATATTTCCATTTGATCGATTGGAATATTTGATTATTAATAACCTTTCTGAATATTTCTTCATCACATACATTGCTGTACAAATAAGTTGATGAATATAAATCATAGAATTCAGTTTTTCTGAGTTCTTATTAATTAAGTGCACGAGTTCCTTGTATGGATCGGATTATGATTCCATCATACATGATTTGAGTTGCGAAAACTTCTGAATAGGTGTTCTCCATCCGAATTGAATTCTTTCTGGTTAAAGATAACTTCTCCAACTGAACTGAATTCTTTCAAGTAATAGATAACTTCTACTTACTATTAGATTTGAACCAATGAGTCAATGACTATCTTGAAGATGCACACATGTTCCATGTGATTGTGAATTGATATATATGATTCGATGACATGAATCTTTACTCATGATTTCATTTACTATGTATTTACTTTTATCTACCTTGTGGTACTATTGAAACGAATGATTTATTACAAAGTTGATTAACTGCTTAGAACTCTTTCATGTTTTCGAAACTAGCTAGTGTAGCTTAACTGCTTAGAACTCTTAATTTCGTGTTTTCGAAACTAACAAGTGTAGCTTCTTAGAACTCTTTCATGTTTTCGAAACTAGCAAGCGTAGCTTAACTTAACTGCTTAGAACACTTCCATGTTTTCGAAACTAACAAGTGTAGCTTAACTGCTTAGAACTCTTTCGTGTTTTCGAAACTAACAAGTGTAGCTTAACTGCTTAGAACTCTTTCGTCTCAAAAACGAAGAGTTTATCCTCAAATAGCTAGATTTCAAAATAACTCTTTAACTTAATTTCTTCACTCTATTAAATCAAAAGTACCACAAAGCAGATGGTAGATCGTTAATTCTCATGATCAGAGACTTTAAATTCTCatgtcttcatcttcttcttcttctgaccCATCTGACTCATCATCATCTGCACCACCAAAGCTTCCATTGAAACCAATCCCAGGCGACTATGGCTTACCCTTCTTCGGTCCCATTAAAGATCGTTACAACTATTTCTACAGCCAAGGAAAAGATGAGTTCTTCAAAACCCGAATCCAAAAATACAACTCCACAGTCTTCCGTACCAACATGCCTCCCGGCTCCTTCATCGCTTCAAACCCTAAAGTCATAGCAGTCCTCAACGCCGTGAGCTTCCCCGTTCTCTTTGACACCTCCAAAGTCGAAAAACGTAACGTCTTGGACGGCACCTACATGCCCTCCACATCCTTCACCGGCGGCTATCGCGTCTGCGCCTATCTCGACCCCTCAGAACCGAACCACTCTTCTCTCAAGCGCTTCTTCTTGTCTCTACTCGCCAGTCGCCACAACAAGTTCATCCCACTCTTCCAAAACCACTTGTCAGACCTCTTTCTCAACCTGGAAACTGAAATTTCAAAAAATGGCAAAGCAGACTTCAACACTCCGAGCGACGACATGGCCTTTAAGTTCGTGTTCTCGCTGTTCTGCGGGTCACACAATACTTCATTGGGTTCTAAAGGGCCAAgcttggtggccttatggctcgCGCCACAACTGGCCCCGCAGATCACACTCGGATCGCCCAAGTTGCTGAGCTTTGCTGAAGATTTGTTGCTGCACACGTTTTCCTACCCTGCATTTCTGGTCAAATCGACCTACACGAAGCTCTACGATGCGCTTTACGAGTCGTCAGCTTCGGTTTTGGACGAGGCCGAGAATAGTTTCGGGATTCCACGAGAAGAAGCTTGCCACaaccttttgtttttggtttgctTCAATGCTTTTGGTGGCATGAAGCTTTTGTTCCCTGCTTTAATCAAGTGGGTTGGATCAGCAGGAGAGGATTTGCACCGCCTGCTCCGCAATGAAATCAGGGCCGTTGTTAAGGAAAATGATGGGAATGTTACTTTCTCGGCGTTGGATAAGATGACTTTGACCAAGTCCGTGGTTTATGAGGCTTTGAGGATTGAACCTCCAGTTCCGTTCCAGTACGGGAAGGCCAAGGAGGATATCGTTGTCCATAGCCATGATGCGGCATTTGAGATTAAGAAGGGGGAAATGATTTTCGGATATCAGCCGTTCGCCACGAAAGATCCGAAGATTTTTGAGAATCCGGAGGAGTTTGTGGGGCATAGGTTTGTAGGAGAAGGTGAGAAATTGTTGAAGTATGTTTATTGGTCGAATGGTCGCGAAACTGAGGATCCAACGTTGGAGAATAAGCAGTGCGCGGGGAAGGATTTGGTGTTGCTTGTGTCGAGGTTAATGTTGGTAGAGTTTTTCCTTCGATATGACACTTGTACTGTTGATGTGACTACGGTTTCATTGGGCGCATCAGTGACATTCAAAACATTGACCAAAGCCTCCTGAATGTCATCATGGTCGATGACTTATAAATCGTACCTATTTCATTCGCAATGCCATTCACTTCTAGCATGCTTGGAGAGGTTGAGAGTTGAGCTTACTAGTTTGTCTCAAATGTAATATCACCAATACATTTGGGTGTATCTTACTTACTTGAGTGAggtattttcttttggtttgaaGTTGGCTAGCTTATGGACTTTTGGATTGTATTGTGAGTCATATACTATTTTAGCTTCCTGTTTATAATAATATGGGTAAAGAAATATTCTCTGTGTCACTGTATTTTTGCATAATTTCATATGGACCAAATAATAGTGTAGTAGTAGTGGAGTCACTTGGAGTTTAAGATGGTCATAGCCTCTTCAAACTTTTATGCCGCTCATAAGATTACTTGCACTATCGCTATGCATTCAAGTAGAACTGGACTTCATGGAAATAACATGGATATGGTTGGTTCTGATCCAATACATTTATTTCAAGCTAGAAATGTAGTATAGGTTAAACCAGTTTTACAATTGTTCGTAGGTGTTCTTTAAGATCTCATTTCTcaggacttttatttttattcgaTTATAAGGTGTGCATCTTAGAATTTGATGACTAGAGCTGCAGAGAACCCTTGTTTCAATTTTCTAGTAGCAGTAATCGTTTGCAGACTTTTGTAGGTACACTGGAGGCATTTTTTCTTGTACTAGTTATTGATGGCGTTTTCAAAGGCTGACAAAATTTGGGCAGATGGGAGGTCATTACCTGTTCAGAAGCTCAATTTAGTGTCACCTCCAGCAATGTCGTTTTGTAATCCCTTGTTCCTCATTATCGGCTTTGAATACACAGATGGGATCATGAGCCAAGATATATCATAGTGTTAGCTTATTCAGTGTAGTTGTGCCGTCCCCAACTGACAGTGATGTATGGCATTAGGTAGCACTTCTTTATTTGGCAATTTGTCATTTGACAGAAATCTCATATTTAATTACTTTACTGATATGCCAAGTGAGATGGCCTCAAATCAGAATTCACCTGGACCCTTCTTAATTTATTAGGAATTATGATATTGCTCGTTGGTCACATTGTCGGTATAAAATTCTAAGATAACTAAAGCCAACctttagaaaaaaaagaaagaaaaaaaaattactaaagccattttttttgtttgtattttttacATTGCGATTATAAAATagcaaagagaaaaaagaatttAACACATTGAAAATATTGGTATCATTTTCATCATGCACGTTCAAATAAATGTTCTAATCTTGCTTGGCACTTACAAAGGAGCTTTGCATTGGATTGACACTTTTTAGAACTCTCGAAATTTTCTGCAAACGGGGATGACATGACCGTGGTTTGACAAACATTTACATTCAACTCGAGTGATATTTGTGGTACATTTATATACAAAATTGGTCGGAACTAAAATCTAAATTTATGGAGGGGGATGCTGATACCCTCCCTGTACAAACCTATCAGCTGAGACCATTTTATAAAGTGTAAACTATAATTTTGGGCTTCGTTTGGTTCTCGaaagggaaatcaattcccttgtctttccCATAGGGAAGGGAAACTAAAGTTCATGTCAGGTTTCCTTTCCTCTGTTTGGTAAAGCAAGGAAAGTATTCaggaaagaccatttgatttcTCTTCCGGTGTTTGGTTGctgcaggaaaggaaagtaaaaatatatcaatctttcaataatacccttgtattttaaaataaaaacaacatcaTAAAAATTCAATAGTACATCAATTTTTTATGCAAGAGAGGGTATTGTTGTCTAAAACTTTTGTAATGAATGCTGGGAAATGGGAAGGGAAAATCAATCTCATAGGGTTTGAGTGGAATGAATTTCCCCCCTACTTTCCCCTCAAAAGTATTTCTGGAgtttgtggttaccaaacaaaagaaagtcattactttcctttcctgagTCCTCAATTTTGCGAACCAAACGAGGTCTTGGAGTAACTACCTAAACAAAAGGAGAAATATGCTGGTTTTGCGAAAAACATGACCACTAATACATTATTACCAAGGTATATTGACATTTGAAACATAATTTGCCATTCTCCAAGGAGTTTGGCTCTGTTTAGTGGGCAAATGTTCTCAAAATCCGGCGGCCGTACTATGGCTAGGATTCTAGTAGGAtaaatgatgtaggacgagaatgggtcTGGTTTAGACAGATTTATGCCAAAGTATGTcattttaattatccgattcgggatttaatatttttaggctagttttccggctaaaccagacccattctcgtcctacatcattcctgacgcagtcggaagtaacggggtttacaagcgataaaccctaaaagacgtagttctggagtccaccagagaaatagagaaaaaatctctagattttatgaaatttgatatgataaactgaTGCTAGTACAAAGCAtaatggtgcttatataggcatccaaaaccctaaatcataatctatcaagaaatcctaaagaatccaaattaaaaggaaactaaaacctaataataaaagaatcctaaaacaatttcaaaactagcctaaaaatattaaattccGAATCAGATAATTAAAATGACATATTTTGGCATAAATCTGTTAGGGCTCAccaaagtgagtcttgaagatctcgtcgttcccattctggaaatgtATCATGCGTCttaaacggacattctggccaaaagttgatcaaatctgattcacaatcaaaacctgactttttgcACGAGTAatccgaaaagtccaaaaccaaattttcttggatattgcagcAGCTAGTAATctcattatgcgtgaattacctattttccaatcactcttcttgattccacgccgcttctttatttttctagttttccgGCTAAACCAGACCCATTCTCGTCCCACATCAATAAAACTAGTACACATACCTTCAATGCATGTGCTTGATGTGATTGTATGGGCAAATATCTCAATTTGATTGGAATATTTGATGATTAATAACCTTTCTGAATATTTCTCCATCACATACATTATTGTACAATAAAGTTGATGAACACATATAAATCACGGaattcagtttctctgagtTATTAATTAAGTGcacgagtttttttttttttttttttttttaaaagaggataaaagggtttcactcctgcccccatggtaACAAGTGCACGAGTTACTTGTGTGGATTATGATTTCATCATACATGATTGAGTTGTGAAAACTTCTGAATAGGTGTTCACCATTTGAACTGAATTCTTTCTGGTTAAAGATAACTTCTCCAACTGAACTGAATTCTTTCTCGTTAAAGATAACTTCTACTTACTACTATTAGATTTGAACCAATGACTATCTTAGCTCGAAGATACACACATATTCCATGTGATTGTGAGTTGATATGATTCGATGCCAAGAATCTTTACTTATGATTTCATTTACTCTGTACTCTGTACTATCCATTTACTCTGTACTTAGTGTTTTCTGCTGGGATTTTTGGTCTTTGCACTTATTGAATTTCTCATTATGCATATACAAAAGTAAAATGAGATTTTTACTGTTGAATGAACAATACTACAAtgattttctgaatttttcccCAAACAGATagacataaaaaaaataaaaaaatataaaaaataaaaaatctcgcTATACGCTTCTGGATATACCCAAGACCAAGTATCTCTTTTTTCGGGAAGCTTCTGTTTACACCGACCTCCACTGTTAGACCCAAATTCCTAATCGTGCCGCTACTAATTCTTCCgtgtgatgtaggacgagaatgggtcTGGCTTAGccggaaaattagaaaaataaagaagcggcgtgaaatcaagaagagtgattggaaaataggtaattcacgcaTAATAAGATTACTAGCTgctgcaatatccaagaaaatttggttttggacttttcggatTACTCGTGCAAAAAGTTAGATtttgattgtgaatcagatttgatcaacttttggccagaatgtccgtttgagacgcatgatacctttccagaatggaaacgatgagatcttcaagactcactttagtgaacCCTAACAGATTTATGCCAAAATATGTcattttaattatccgattcgggatttaatatttttaggctagttttgaaattgttctttatgttttctagttgtattaggtttatgctatgtgccctatataaagcacctcttagattgtaattttcattcaagttatcaataaaaaaaacaaatattagagaagtttctctatgtttcttattGCTGTGCTCGTAATTGCTaatggattctagctcatctcatatggcttttgacgcttgacggagcctcttactattgtgttcacgcttcccgcatcatttggtatcagagcgggtatcgcccgctccttagcagacgacgatcc is a genomic window containing:
- the LOC133736785 gene encoding allene oxide synthase 1, chloroplastic-like; this translates as MSSSSSSSDPSDSSSSAPPKLPLKPIPGDYGLPFFGPIKDRYNYFYSQGKDEFFKTRIQKYNSTVFRTNMPPGSFIASNPKVIAVLNAVSFPVLFDTSKVEKRNVLDGTYMPSTSFTGGYRVCAYLDPSEPNHSSLKRFFLSLLASRHNKFIPLFQNHLSDLFLNLETEISKNGKADFNTPSDDMAFKFVFSLFCGSHNTSLGSKGPSLVALWLAPQLAPQITLGSPKLLSFAEDLLLHTFSYPAFLVKSTYTKLYDALYESSASVLDEAENSFGIPREEACHNLLFLVCFNAFGGMKLLFPALIKWVGSAGEDLHRLLRNEIRAVVKENDGNVTFSALDKMTLTKSVVYEALRIEPPVPFQYGKAKEDIVVHSHDAAFEIKKGEMIFGYQPFATKDPKIFENPEEFVGHRFVGEGEKLLKYVYWSNGRETEDPTLENKQCAGKDLVLLVSRLMLVEFFLRYDTCTVDVTTVSLGASVTFKTLTKAS